The sequence tataaaattaatttgttgcatcataatattaataagaattaaactgaaaatatatgataataataattacataaaatatacCTTCAATCTCaacaatagaaaaataccaattaaaaatttatagtttatatCTACAATCAGctattaatgttatttttaatatttaaaaaacttaaaaataaagaaaaaaaataagtgtAGAAATAGATAAGTTTATTTTGAGAATTGTAAGCactgaatattttaaaataaaaattatgagtaTTCATAGTAGCATTAACTTAATTTGATAGTTTCAATATCATAATAGATGAGAGGttataatttgaatatattttagcactttaataaatttattataatatacgtGAGTCTAAGAGTGTTAATCTACACATTTGAAAGCgtgttatatatatagataccATTTGCAGCTGCCTGCTAACCATGCAAATCATAATACTGCTTGTAAAAATGCTACCATATCACGTCAAACACAATTTAAGATTTCAAGCAATCCAGCAATCCAGGGAAGcttcaaaatttcttttcaacTTCAAAATGCGAATAACATCTCAATGTAACATCAAGTTCTATATGAAATTTTACATACATCAAGTGGCAGAGACCCGTTTTAGTTTAGCCTATTTAACTTACAACTTTGGAATGTGTATTGCACATTGCACAAAGAAATTAGAATGGAAGACATTAGTAAGCCTATTTAACATATAATTCCAGTGCTGACAAAGCCAATTAGTTCTCTCACTAAGCTATAAAATTTGGCTGGACAAAGGGAACATCTATCCTTGATTGGtgaataaaaaagattttcttaTATCCTGGATGAGATAAATTCCACCATTAATCCTCCATGACCGTTCCTTCGTCTTCATCAAGCTGCTTCTCTCTTTCTTGCTCCTCTgcaaaaatttaagaataaacaagaattacataataaaatttttggtTAAGCGATTTGCACAGTTTATCAAGTGGCCAAATCTTTACATTAAATGTGAACAATGAATTTCATTTTGTTGGGTTTTGGTAAAATTAGTCTACAAAATGATtagtaaaaacaaaaaaccatagaaaaaaaaaaaagggtctATCTAATGAACTAGAGTCCtttgaaattgaaaacaaACGTTGAAAAGATCATGAGAAACCTCTGAAACTTTTCCACGGCGACCACAATGAGTAACATGACTCAGGAAACAAGATTGATCGAATAGAAGCTAGAAGAAAAAAACCATGGAAGGGATAGAAGAGattgaaaagaaagggaagaaagagaaaattgcCATGCAATCACCAAATTGGCAGTGAAAGATACGAAGTGAAGAAATAGGCATATAATTGAAAGAGAACTGCATGCAATAACCATATTGGCACTGAAAGATGTGAATGATAACTTCAGGGTTAAGCAATGAGTTGGATAGAAATTTAACTTTTCCATGTGAAAAAATGTTAACTGACTGAAAAATTAAAGCCAACTTGCGTAAATTTCAAGCTTAATTGCACATTTGAGTATTAGTTCATGTGCAATCAGGGTTTAAAACAATAAGATGGTAAAGTGAAAAAACAAAGGAATTGCATGacttctcattttatttgatcAATTTAGAAAGACTCGAGTTCAATGAAGTTAAATCAAGTACGTTctagttttaaatttaataaatatctaaagggaaacatcatttaataataataaatcgttgcatataaaattaaatttataatcattCAGAATAAAGATCATGTTTATACTAACACCTAGCAAGTCTGCATTATCTTCACTCTTGTTTTACATATGGATGGTATAATCAAATAGATAATACATGCTTAGAAGAAAATACAGTATGATAAGGCATTCTTTcaaaaacaattacaataagaattttataatagcCACCAGCCACTAGAGGTGCCAAACTTGCTTCTTATTCtatttagattaaaatagaaaaaaggaaaaaatcaaaatccagGCCTTTTCATCACAACACGAAAGGGCTGCTGGAGACATTACATCCAATAAAGCTCTGTTTCAACGTGATTTTCGAATTACttcatattatcaaaatcaagaaatataATGTCAGATGCCAGACTTCCAGTATCTTGTGACCAATACATTATGTATGTGCAGTTATTTAACATCCTAATGTGAATTCAATGTGGGTGAAAACCattgttaaagaaaaaccAGAGGTCAAATCAGTTCCCAGGTCAACTGCTCCAACCAATTCAATTGGCTGGTCCAATCAAGTTCATGCTACTTTTTGGGATCAAAATGTCGCTCAGTCAGAGAAAAGAAGCTTTCTTTTAGTTTGCTCtagaaatgatttaaatagcacactattttctctcttccAACATCAACCATAAAACAGAAAAGCATGAGTTGGAGTCGTTTTGTAGTGAAATAAAATGATACAAGTGATAAATTCAAAAAGGAGGGGCAGAAGGTCAAAAGCAAGACAAAATAGAACGCAAGGCAATTAGGGAAAGCAAGTTGGAATAGGCTAAATTATAGATGAAATGGTGCATATGCAACACTTGGAAatggattttgaaatttaattttcagtaAACTCTGTTAAATTGGCATTTTGATTTACTTCAATCCTCCCAAGACCTtatctctccctctctctctccagaATCTACCAAACACCAGTATCACCAACTCCATTGCCATATACAACTTTTTCCAGTTGGAGTTTCTTTTCCCCGGTATAACTATGACCGGCTATAAAGCAGTTGATTAATATAAACTCACTAAGGGCGGAATACCTATCCCCCTTCCACTTTGCCACGCTTGCTGCAAGGGAAAGGCAGCATAGGCCCACCCAAAAGCTCTCAACACTCTTCCATTCCCTTCCTTTCCAAATTCATTGCAGAAACTCATTGAGCTACACTGTTGATTCTTCATCAAATATTTCAAGAACAAAATCgaattggaaaaaagaaaaaagaaaaaagaagcacaaggaaaaatttagaaaatcctCCGAGTGAAAAGTTTGAGATGGATTTTATCTAGTTTTGACCCTGTTAATAAATGGTCAGCTTTTGCATGTAACCGGAACTGACATGGACTCCATTCCTGTAATCTGTTGGACCAGCTGGTCTGGATTTAAAACATTGGGGGAATATAGTTGAATGCATTAAAAGGCAATAGACCCTTCCAAAAGGATCTGCAGAGACAGTCAACTACTGTCCTAGTGGATAGCAGGAGCAACAGGAAGACTGTACAACAGCCCTAACCATTGCAGGGGCTCGGTTGCTTCCAATGACAACAAGAGGACGAACCACACGTGACTCATTGAGAAGAAATGAGGAGGCATGAGTAGCaacatgaaaagaaattgagatCTTAGAACTCGAAAAGGGGATAAAGTTATCTATGAATTAGCTTAGGCAAGAGAATGAGAACCATAAAACCCTAAGCACAGAACGATTAAATTACATAAAGATAGTAAGAATATGATAAGCACAACAAACCAAATTCCTTGGAGAACCTGAAAGATTTTTATACCTCAttagatataagaaaaaacaaggCTAAAATCTAAATGGCCAAAACCTCCAAGGCAGTCAATTTTAGGCAATCCTTTGCACATATTGTCAATTTCAGCTATCCTTCTAATCTTatcaccaaaaagaaaaaaatgaagctAAGAAAGTTGTACCTCAACCTTTTTTAACTTTGTTTAGACTTTAGCCATTAACTTCAAATTGACAAAAACCAAATCTTTCCACAattctcaattttaaaatgatgTGTCATAAAGAAATTGTTatccttttcttcattttcataGTAACCAAACaagagaaggaaagaaaaggccgccaaccaaaataataataatagagagAAAGAAACCAAGAAATAAAACAACACATGATTTTTCATACTTGTTCTTTATCTTTTGCCTGagacaataaaaattaaaatatatacatttagaTAAGCAAATAATTTGTGGTTTCTTTGCTCaaaaaaaatccaaactaGAAAGAGGAGGAGAAAGGAGGACAGGTGGaggagaagagagaaaaaggaagaaaaaagaagatgaaaGAGAGGATGAGTGGGGTGAgggagagatagagagaggaggaaaaaaagaatagaaggGTTGAAAATTTCCccatgataaaaataatattatttattttagggAATGTTTAAAATCGAAGTGGCATACACTTGGATTTTTTTGTCAATTATTGATgactaaaattgaaagaaagggAAAGGTTGAGGTACAAATTGATCACATTAAAAGgattaaataaacaaagaaaccaggcaaagttttttttttttgggtttattatgaaacaaacaaaaaacaaacaaaaaataagagacactggttttaaaaaaatcataagtGTTGGTATAACTTTCTTACTAAGTACTGCCTCTTCAACCActaatgaaaattttcatttacaaCCCCATCATATTTCTCTCCCAATAACTCAAATTCTATATATAGGAAGGACTACTAACTTATGTCTATCAGCATCTAGACTCAACACAGGAATGCCTTAGTTCCAAATTAGTTGGACTTACCTAAACAGATCACTTTTTCCATCTGCCTCAACTTAGGAAAAGTCTCATGAACTATCTTAAACTCGTTTAAACCATTAGAGAGGTGTTAAATCCAATAATAGATCAAATACTGGTTGCACAAATTCCATTTTAAGGTCACATATTCAGACTAAACTTTTAATAGCCAAGCATCTGGCAGAACTATGAACCAAAATATAGATAAGGACcaaaataatgattatctgTCTATTATGCTACATTTAAATTTACACTATGAGCCATTTGTTAGCACCAAGAAGATCAAAAAACAGTGACACTTTACTTAAACCTAGACAATCATATAGGGCCTGTTTGCGATAGCTATTAGCggtatttttaagaaaaaaaagaaaaaggcaagtTTAGAATTTCTTTGATTAAATAGAttgatgttttaattttttttttaaaactactTTTCTCAAACCTGCTTTTCAAAACATCAATGTACCTGCTTCCCCTAAAGCAGATTTCAAAACTTGAAGATTTAAAGCACTTTTTCCCATCACCGTTGATACAGCAAAATTTGATAATCGTAAATGATCAAGTACcattttatgatataatttttaaaatttctattaatgaaaaatatgacCTATTAACTGCGCCTTAACCTTTAATGGCACTACCCAATCTCAAAAGAGAAACAGCTTCATAggaattgaattaaattaaacatagTCACCAGCAGTTGACCTTCGTGCAGCAACAAGATGACTAGTCATTAAACCAGTTGTCTAAGTCAGAAAACCTACCAAGGTTAACTAATTTGCAGATGAACAAAAACTAGCCAAACAGTACGTACTGTGGATGAAGGGTAGCAAATATGAGCCATGATCGAATATTAACAGTTGATAAAATACCCAAATAGAGTTAAGCTTTCCAATCACTTACCCATAAGTTTGTAAATTGCTTTTTGTGTGCGCCTTTCAAGTTTATCAAGCTTCTTCTGCACATCCCTCCGCAGATCCCAGTTTGGTTTTTTTGGGGCAATGTTGAGAAATGGATCCTAAACATACAATCCAAACTcaaaattaagaagaaaaaaaaaatatatatatatatatatatataataacaaaagaaagtgAAATAAGGGGCAAAGAAAAACGAGGGATGGCATTTCGATCAAACACCTCTTTCTTCTCTGATGGTGGAGGTGCTGCGGCAACAGGATCTTCAAACTTCGGTAGCACTGCTGGAGCAAGCTTACCCTCCTGAAGCTCCTTATCTTGAGGCACGTAATTTCGAAACTTCATGCTTGGATTACTGCAGAAAGGAATGGAAAAATGCAGTTTCCTATATGTTGCTCGGACTCTTCGTTTTTTAAGAGGTACCCGTGTCGTACGATACTACAAGACACGGGTGCGGGTATGGGATCCTTCCCGGATCCTTCAACTGAAAAGTGGATACGCCTTGTGTCTATATGGAGAAGACGAAGAGAACAGCTTTGGGAAAAGAACAGCAGTAAGAGGAAGAAACAAATATaacagagaaaaaaaaaaaaacaagaggAAATAAGGGACGGCGACTCaattagaaaatgataaaataaaaccctAGCATTTGAAAGAAGATGGCATAGTAGTTTTATGGCATAaggtacaaaaaaaaaaaaaacccttgAACGAACTGGGGATGTACAATTAAACCCCTATTCTTCAAATCGGCTCTctcaattcttaaaaaatgTTCAATTCAACTTAGGGATGGCAATCGAGCGGGTATTTTTAGGTATTCAACCCAATCGAACCTTAATAGGATGACGTTGGATGTAATAAACTAGTTTGGAATggatttagaatttaattttctcttgTAACTCCTCTTTGTCAAAGTGAATGAATTTTCTCTTGCGATCCAATCATGTGGGCTTGGGTTCTTATCTGTGCCTGCtgaacattttatattttatgtattttcttgatcttttgcattttgtttgaactttgatttTGTAGTGTTTACATTTTCTCTGTTCTTTCTTGTGAATTTatgttcatatttttattagtttatccTAGTTGAATGTTTGATATATGAAGTGCAAATTTCTGTTGGAGgattatttaatatgctaaTTGTGTTTTCCAAATGTGTAGATTAACACTCTTGAATATGAAAATTTCTGTCGCAAGATTATTATATgctaattgtattttttttttcaaatgtttatattagcactcttgaataTGGAGTTGGTTGATGTACAAGttgtaataaatattacattttatttagtttttattatttataatattattttaaattttattcaatttatgcttggattgtattaatatttcaaatatttaatgttgaatacttaaacttaattaatttatattttgtaatttttttatttttattaatttgaattattgtAAATGGATTCGGTAAATGAGTACCCAtttcattactcaaatgtttAAATAAACGGCTTTTTAACGGGTAGAGTACCCGTTACCAAATTTAAATaaccataaaatttatttaataattatttattttaaacggGTTTTAATCGGGTTCAGGTATTATATGAGTATTTCTATTAGGATTTGGGACAGGTTCGAGTAACAAGGACAACTTCTTAAACGGATTTGGGATGGGTTTGGGTATGTATTGGTTTAAACGGGTTCGGATTCAGATATCATTAAATGGGCGGATATCCTACCCGTTGCCATCCCTAACTAAACTCAATTTGTTAGTTTCGTTAACTCCTCTATTAATAGTGGAGcccaattaaatttatagccAACAGCATACATACATATggatataattttcttattgtttatttatatatataattaaatttgaaaattttacttttttaaaattaagaaaatatacctaataccaccaccaccactacTGCCTCCATCCTCGCCCCTCCACCACAGTCTTGCCTTCATTGCCACATGTCAAACCTAAAATTTACTATCACCACCATTTCTGCCTCTATCAAATCCGTCAGACCCTTGGCCTCCATCAAACCAATATCCACCGCCACTACCTCCATCTTCCTTATTAATCTACCAAATCAACTCAGACCCAtcaaaagggaaaaaaaatacaaaaactaaCATTCAAAGCTTGTAGGTCCTCTTCATTCTCTTAATGTTCATCGACCATTGCTCTTCTTCATTCACCTAACATTCATCGCCTACAGCCACGCTCGGTGTCCTCATCGCCTCTAGTCATGCTCGTTGTCCTCGTCGCCTATCGCCTCTAGCCACGCTCGCAATCCTTGTCGCCTATCGCCTTCAGCCACGCTTGTTGTCCTCGTCCCCTGTCGCCTTCGACCATGCTATCATCACCTTCAGTGCCTTCACTGATAACAATCTATGATCAAATAAAAAGAGGCGGTGCAACAATGGTTAGTGGTGTTTGACAGAGAAGACGATGGAGGTAGTTGGGTAttctttatttagttttattatttaatttagtttatttagtttatttttttattttttaaaagaaaaatcttaaataatttatttatatttgaagtGGTGCGACTACTAAACAGAAGTTACAATTCtattaagaatttaagttatttggactatttttgaaaattgaagGGTAACAATAAGCTAAATTGAAGAATAGGgatttaattgtatatttccAATTAGTTCAAGGGCTTTTTTGTACCTTATGCCTagttttattgaataattaagtgttaggattaaattgatatttgttCATGAGAAAGGGGCTAAAAGAAGAGTTGATTTAATATGgggttaaaataaaattatcatgattggtatttttataaataattgtgTCAATAGgggtattttagtaatttctcCATTAAAGATAAAGGTAGATAAGTAgctatatattttcattaattttaatttggctcAAAAGTAGTGATTAAGCgcttaattgaaataaccTTTATAAGTTTAAggatttaacaaaaattaaccaagactaaatatattaataaataaaaaggaggATTAAGTGTGGATATGggatgaaaaataagaaaagaaagaaaagagaggaagaagaagaaggggaaGCTTTAACCATTAATGGCAGCAGTAAGATGAGAGGAAGATGGAAGCCATGACATCAGTTAGGGCTAGAGGAGCTGCCGGCGAGCTCACTATTAGTAGTCGTAGTGGTTGGCGGCGTTTGCAGGTGACAAATGGAGGAGTTGAAGTTTCTGCCACTGAAGCTTTGGGTCATCAGATCTTTCTCCTCCGATGCTGGCAGTGGTTTAAATTAGTGGCAATCGACTCGTCACGACCTAGGCTTCAAAGAAGCATTGGTAGTGCTAAAAATGGTGGTTAAAGAAGAGAGTTCCGATGAAGGAAAGTTATGAAAGCATCTCGATTTTTGGACTTTTTCGACCATCTCTAATGATGTTAGGCTGATCAAAGCACACTAATGGGCTCCCCAAGTCGTAAACTTTTCGATGACACCCATTTCATGGCGGTCGGACTCTGTTGAAAAATCAATGGTTAGAAATCGTCTAGGATGATTCAAGTTGATCGGGGCTAGATCGATAAATCAAATGCTGGATTCATTCTCTGCGCATTATTTCGAGTATGTAGACGTGCTTGGATCATCGATCGGACTCTAGCAGCCAAAGACGAGTTGACCGATATAAAACGCATCTACATAAATTCTTTAGCTtgttgatttttgaaattgttaattaaaaattttattggtattaattggagaaaaataataatttaatatatggaTGTAAGTATATTTggataattaaaatacatgttaataaatttagtgaAATTGAGCAATGTGATAATTTTGTAAAGAC is a genomic window of Ricinus communis isolate WT05 ecotype wild-type chromosome 2, ASM1957865v1, whole genome shotgun sequence containing:
- the LOC8262214 gene encoding coiled-coil domain-containing protein 12 gives rise to the protein MKFRNYVPQDKELQEGKLAPAVLPKFEDPVAAAPPPSEKKEDPFLNIAPKKPNWDLRRDVQKKLDKLERRTQKAIYKLMEEQEREKQLDEDEGTVMED